The following nucleotide sequence is from Diospyros lotus cultivar Yz01 chromosome 3, ASM1463336v1, whole genome shotgun sequence.
ATCTGACCCACATTAGTCTCAAAACACTTTCTCAACAAACACTCACCTGATAGTGGCTTTAATACCACTCGTAGCACCAGGTTTCTTCACCTAAAAGTGTTAGCTGGAGTTGGCTTTTGGGTTCATGAGACCAAATAATATTCCAAAAACCCTTAGTACACTGTTGATGTATATGATGCACTGCCCAATTTTCCATTTGGTTTGTATCTTGATTGGGTGCTAGATTAAAGTAAAGTTGGAGTTAAATCCTGACTGACTGACATGATTTATTTCCACCTCTTTTGTGCAGGATGATTCATATCTGGACAGTTACATTAGCACAATTGGTGTTGACTTTGTAAGCATCTAGTACCCATGGGTTAGGCAATTGTCAACTTGGCAAAAGAAACATTTCTaatctttgttttattttctttctggtCACTGTAGAAAATTCGCACGGTTGAGCAAGATGGAAAAACCATTAAACTTCAGATTGTAAGTTTTCCAGGCTCTGTTATGCTCTAAGGTGGAAATTGTTGCATGTTTAATGAGATTATATGATGCACTGAGAAAATACTTTTGGCTAAAGGTGGTTGGTTAAGATTCTTCTAATGTGACATTAAGAACTGCCTGCAGTCCTATAATGCGAATAGCGTGAATACCATTATCCAATGGTTTATGTTATGCAAGCCTTTTGCTTGCATTCTTTTCTATATTCTTTTGTTGGCTTTCTTATATGGttaatcttttcatttttccttgtGGCTTTGATTGACAACCTAACCAACAAGCTGTTTGAGATTCATATGTAGGGTTGTTCCATGTTAAAATATTTCCATTGAGAGGTTCCATGGTGAATCTGTGATATGATCCACTTCATATCCCTTGTCTTATACTATCTCAAGCTTGCAGATATTTCCCCTTGGAAATATCACATAATCCCTCCACTTATTTCGTTTGTGGGCATGCAGTGGGACACCGCGGGACAAGAACGTTTCCGGACAATCACTAGCAGTTACTACCGGGGAGCACATGGCATTATAgtaattttttgttcttttggtCAACTTTTTCTTTGTTCCCGCAGCTTAGCAGTTTTGTCGTCAGTTTGGATGCTTATTGGTATTATGATCTATCTGGCAGATTGTTTATGACATAACGGACCAAGAGAGTTTCAATAATGTTAAACAATGGTTGAATGAAATTGATCGTTATGCGAATGAGAACGTGAACAAGCTTCTAGTTGGGAATAAATGCGATCTCACTGCTAATAGAGTCGTGCCCTATGAAACAGCTAAGGTATATTGACCTCACACGTTTGCTATTCTTGGTATTCTTTTATTCTGGTTTTTgttgaaatagaaaaatgagGTTTGAGCTTTTTTGATTTCGAAGGCATTTGCGGATGAAATTGGCATCCCATTCATGGAAACAAGTGCAAAAGATGCTACTAATGTGGAACACGCATTCATGGCCATGGCTGCTGACATCAAGGACAGGTACTTTCCGTATAAATCGGggctttgaaatttttgaacgCTCTAGTGCTAGGCCAAGTATTCTGATCTTGTAGGGTTAGTTATGGAGATGATTCATTTGCCATTTCTACTTGCATTGATATTGTAGAATTCCTAGGGTGAGAAAAAAACCAAAAGTGATCTCTATCTCAGTGGTTAATTTTCTTGGTGTTAAATGATTTCTTTTACTACTACTGGCAGGATGGCAAGCCAACCAGCCATGAACAATGCAAAACCACCAACCGTGCAGATAAGGGGGCAGCCCGTTGGGCAGAAGTCTGGCTGCTGCTCGTCTTAGATGATTCAGGTTGTTCTTCAAAGGGCTTGTAACTGTAAGACTTGGCATTATAATGCGTTGACTCGTAATCTTAATCGTAATCAAAGAAGACTAGTCTCAACCTGCCCTTCCAAAAAAAGGCTTGGCTTTATTATAATTTGCTTTCAGTATCTCACAGCTGTTTGTAAGCTATTCTAGAAATTCATTCAGTTTAATGTCTATTTGGGTTACAAATGAACTGTACAAATCATTAATGGTGCATACTGCTAGCATTCGATTGCCATTCTTTGTTCTCGGAAAACAATTTCATGGACAATTAGATTTGCTTCCTGCTCTGAAGTTTTTATTGAATAGATTTCCCTCATTTATTAGACGAAGAGGGGAAGTTGTCTTGTCTTCACCCACACGGTGATGTTGCATTTTATCCAATCTTTCGTCCCGATGCGGCAGCGCATTGCTGTCTTAAAACGTGATaacactatttttcttttttcatttttttcctcttcaaTCAAACTTTCAGTGGTACGCAGTGTATTTATTAACCTTTTTCGAGAAAGAGAAAAGTTTGGCGGTCTAAAAGGATGGGAGTTGGGTGTGTGCCCCAAGCGAGAGTGGCGTTTGATGCAATATGAGTTGGTAGCGCCGTGGTTGCCGCCAACGGTGACCTAATTTGTTCCCGACGTATAAATTGGACTAGGTCATTTAGTTCGGTTCAGAATATAATTTGATTTATAAAATTTGGAAATTAAAGTGCTTATGTATAAATTGGACTaggtcatttttatttttcatttttagctTATTGGCATGCTAGTTAGTTATATACATGGCCAGCCAGTAATGATGAAATTAGTCTGAGGAGGACAGGTTAGCCTCGGGGCTAAATAATATTCCCCGATGGTATGCTAGTGCTAGTTTATAGAACACTTGAAAAGCCTTGAATGTctaaaaaaagagaagaaaaaataggaagttGATCAAAATGACCAAAGAAACCATGGATAGATCACACAATAAATTGTCAACATGTAGTAAATGATAGCTTTGTAAACTATCGATAAACAAGGCGACATTGTcgactattattattttatgaattataaatAGTTTGCAAATAAGGAAGACATGTCAATAGTAGGTACGCAATTAGCAAAAGGCAAATAGCTAGAGTTTAGACTATTAACTGGTGGTTTTGGGATGCCGACAATTATGAGCCAATAGTTAAAAGTTATTGCGAAACTTTTCAATAATTTGTCCTTTAACAGTTATATTAGCCGATTAGGAATAGGAAGCCAAATTGGGGCCTCTGGTGAATGAACTAGATTTATAAAAGAGTTTACAAGATTATTATGCATCAAATAAAGATTTTCGGTGaccattttatttgaaaatttgcaCATCAACCCTAGTACTAAACTTGTTAATGAGTTGAGTTTGGCCTAATCACAAACTTGTCGAATGATTCCAACAATTAGCCTAAATGGCTCTACAATGAACAATGAGATTACTTTTCTATTTTATCTATTCCATAAATTAAGCAAACACCCATATTGAGGtcctaaactttttaaaatgccttctttttgaatttttatttcaaaaatattattgtcaattatttattagatattataataaatttaacatttaaacCAAAAAACTAACATTAGCATTGTGAAATTTAAACAGCCACTACCAccttacataataattaattaagatttatttaaaaataaaactaaattacaACCATAAAACGAATACCTTTGTAAACTTTCATTTGAAGATAACCCTCTATGTAAGATATCGATTCCAACAATATGACTTTGATGCTTAATTTCTTTACATTTATAAACCTTATTAGGGTAATAAACATTCCTTGTTTGTTGATCACCATTTGCTATTAGTGGGATAAGTTCTTTAAACTATTAAGCAATTATATATAGGAGTAATTGACATAATCACAAGCCCATTTTTAACACTACAAGTCCAAAAATGTTGGTTTATCTATTCTGACTAATCTTctacttattttattattctattatCTAAGAAAACACCCATTTTTGTGTACTCAAgtcttaaactttttaaaatactttctttcaaatttttatttcaaaattatcattatcggttatttattagatattataataattttaaaatttaaataaaaaactaacgTTTgcagtttaaattttaaacaattgaCAGCTTACATAAtcatcaattaatatttttttaaaaaaattaagatttatttaaaatataaaaattaaattacaactaCCGACACccttaaaattgagattttatttaaaattttttatttcttttcactTGCACGTTCATGGCACATACCAACCCTCTAGCTAGTCATAATATAAGTGGGTGGTGTACGTATCTCATAGTCTTTACTTCTCTTAGCCATTtgcatgaaatatatatatgcattgcatggcttTTTATATAGAGATGATCAAAGAAGTGTTACAATAAGGATACATTTGCTTATAAGAATACGATAAATGGTAAGGTGTGTTACCTTATCTCATAGTCATTGCAGTAAATGTGTCCTAGAATAATAGCAAGCAACTTAGAGTTTCTAAACTCACATATATGGGGCCATAGGACTCTTAGGGAGAGCGGTGAAATATGTGAGCATGAGTAAATAAGTAGGGATGAGTAAGAGTTTGGATAAACTAAATTAAACGAATCGAATCAATTGAACTTGTTAGTTCGGTTTTGTTTTTCACTAGTAGCGGTtcggtttgattatttttctcaaGATTTTTAGTTATTcagttcagttcggttatttctcttaagaattttgattattcggttctattttattaatattattaactgaaaaatcaaaccgaactgACAACCCAACTCTCTTTTATTAGGTTCAGTTCAATTATTAGGTTtggttaagttttttttataagaattttagtTCAGTTACAGTGATTCAAAATTCGATTAGTTCGGTTTCGATTAACTTAATGACTTGGTCAATTCGATTCAGTTATATGTCTTAATTCGGTTCGATTCAAAATTCGATTAGTTCGGTTTCGATTAGCTTAATGACTCGGTCAATTCGATTCAGTTATATGTCTTAATTCGGTTCGATTCGCttagtgatttttttatcaattcaatttaattataatcgATTGTACACtcctataaataaagaa
It contains:
- the LOC127797498 gene encoding ras-related protein RABD2a, whose translation is MNPEYDYLFKLLLIGDSGVGKSCLLLRFADDSYLDSYISTIGVDFKIRTVEQDGKTIKLQIWDTAGQERFRTITSSYYRGAHGIIIVYDITDQESFNNVKQWLNEIDRYANENVNKLLVGNKCDLTANRVVPYETAKAFADEIGIPFMETSAKDATNVEHAFMAMAADIKDRMASQPAMNNAKPPTVQIRGQPVGQKSGCCSS